A region of Paractinoplanes abujensis DNA encodes the following proteins:
- the cheB gene encoding chemotaxis-specific protein-glutamate methyltransferase CheB produces the protein MANTSVLVVDDSALMRRAIRGILEQAGGFEVSTARNGADALDQLDRARPDVVTLDVNMPEMDGLTCLAKIMAERPTPVVMVSSLTEANALVTLEALELGAVDYVAKPGGTVSLNMDDIATEITGKVRAAAKARIGRAHGLSARIRQTPPPREPAAGRRTDLVVIGSSTGGPALLADLLPQLPGTLSAPVVIAQHIPASFTATLARRLDESCALRVHEVDRIMTVRPGSIYLGRGSNDVVVARRTDGLIVKSVPAGAEYRWHPSVDRLVASARRHVAAERLVCALLTGMGDDGAAEMAAVRAEGGRTIAESEETAVVWGMPGELARRGGATEVLPSYAIADRLAQWVR, from the coding sequence ATGGCGAACACATCGGTCCTGGTCGTCGACGACTCCGCGCTGATGCGGCGGGCCATCCGTGGCATCCTCGAGCAGGCCGGCGGGTTCGAGGTGAGCACCGCCCGTAACGGCGCCGACGCCCTCGACCAGCTCGATCGGGCCCGTCCGGACGTGGTGACGCTCGACGTCAACATGCCCGAGATGGACGGGCTGACCTGCCTGGCCAAGATCATGGCGGAGCGGCCCACCCCGGTGGTCATGGTGTCGTCCCTGACGGAGGCGAACGCCCTGGTCACCCTGGAGGCGCTGGAGCTGGGCGCGGTCGACTACGTGGCCAAGCCGGGCGGCACGGTGTCGCTGAACATGGACGACATCGCCACCGAGATCACCGGCAAGGTGCGCGCCGCGGCCAAGGCGCGGATCGGCCGGGCCCACGGGCTCTCGGCCCGGATCCGGCAGACGCCGCCGCCCCGTGAGCCCGCCGCGGGCCGCCGGACCGACCTGGTGGTGATCGGCTCGTCCACCGGCGGCCCGGCGCTGCTGGCCGACCTGCTGCCCCAGCTGCCCGGCACGCTGAGCGCCCCGGTCGTGATCGCCCAGCACATTCCGGCGTCGTTCACCGCCACGCTGGCCCGGCGCCTCGACGAGAGCTGTGCGCTGCGGGTGCACGAGGTCGACCGGATCATGACGGTCCGGCCGGGCTCGATCTATCTGGGCCGGGGCAGCAACGACGTGGTGGTGGCCCGGCGCACCGACGGCCTGATCGTCAAAAGTGTCCCGGCCGGCGCCGAGTACCGCTGGCATCCCAGCGTCGACCGGCTGGTCGCCTCGGCCCGCCGGCACGTCGCGGCCGAACGGCTGGTCTGCGCCCTGCTGACCGGGATGGGCGACGACGGCGCGGCCGAGATGGCCGCGGTGCGAGCCGAGGGGGGCCGGACCATCGCCGAGTCCGAGGAGACGGCGGTGGTCTGGGGCATGCCGGGTGAGCTGGCCCGCCGGGGCGGCGCCACCGAGGTGCTGCCGTCGTACGCGATCGCGGACCGTCTGGCCCAGTGGGTCCGCTGA